The genomic window CCCTGGCCAGCTGACGGTGCACTCGGACAATGGCGCGCCCATGAAAGGCGAAACCATGCTCGCCACCATGCAGCGCCTGGGCGTGGCCCACACGCGCAGCCGGCCGGCTGTCAGCAATGACAAGGACTACGTCGCATACTGCACCCCTTCCGTACGTTCAGGTGGAACCGTTGCCTCGAGACGCCGCTGCGAGAGCCTGGCTCCGGGCTTCTTGCGGGGAGCCAGGTCGCCTGGTGGTTCATACAAGGACTCATTCTTGTCGCTGTAGGCGTGGCCCCGCAAAAGGCCGCGCCGCAGCCAGATCTTGACAGTGTGGGTGGTGACGTGTAATGAGTCGGCCATTTCCTGCAGTGTCAACATTCCGCGCTCGCGCAATCGGTCGTATCGCGGTTTGAGATGGTAGTCGCGCGCCAAACGCGCGATCATCCGTGTATTGAATGCCGATCCCGCACCCGGCGCGAATCCACGAGCATTGAGAACGTCGGCGATCTGCGCAGTGGTGTGTTCGTCAAGCAAGCAGTCTATCTCCTGGACCACGGGAGTCGGCGTCACACGCTGCTGCCAAGAGCACTTGGGCAGTGGCAGATGCAGCGACTTGTGCGCACCACCCTTGAAGCGAATATGTAGGGTGATCTTGTCGTCACGATTCAAGGTTACGTCCTCCACCAGCAATCTGACCATGCGTTTGCGATCGCGATCGAGCGTACCCGGATCGTTCCATAGGCGTGGGAAGTCGGAGGCCAGTTGCAGGATCGCTTTGCGCTGCTCGTCGGTGAATATGCGTGCGTCTTCGTCTCGGCGACGGGTGTACTCCTCGCGTGCCTCGCCCAGCGCGCGCAGCTTCTCGTTCCAATCCGCCTCCAAGGTGTCGGCCACCAGCCGGTTGTCGGGATCAACGCGCATGTAGCGGCGCTGCGCCAGTTCGCATTCGTACTGTGCGCGTTCAACGCGGTGGCTGTCAAGGAAGTTGTCGCCTGAAGTGAAGTGAGTCAGGCTGTTTTTTGCTTGGATTCAGGCTCCTTGGTTTGTTGCTTGGTTTCTGGGTTGAGGTGCACGACATCGACATGCGCCCACTGGCGAGGCTGCCCTGACCAGCGCTGAGGATTTTCCTGGCGGGCCTGTTCATAGACGAGCGCGCGCTGCTCAAGCAGTGCCCGGTCCAGGCCGGCATGGCGCTGCGCCGGTGTCACGAAGCCAATGGCGCTGTGGCGATGCTCGTGGTTGTACCAATGGGCCAGCTCGGTGACCCAGCGCCTTGCGGCCAGCAGGTTCTCGAACGGCTTGACAGGCAGTTCGGGGCGGTACTTCAGCGTTCTGAACGCTGATTCGACGTACGGATTGTCATTGCTCACGGACGGACGGCTGCGCGTGTGCGCCACGCCCAGGCGCTGCATGGCCGCCAGCATGGTCTCGCCCTTCATGGGCGAGCCGTTGTCCGAATGCACCGTCAGCTGGCCCGGGCGAATGCCCTGGCTCTCACAGATGTCACGCAGCAACTGGCTGGCCAGCTCGGCGCTCTCGCAGTCAAACACCTGCCAGCCCACGATCTTGCGGCTGAACAAATCCTCGAACAGGTACAGGTAAAAGTGCTGGCCGCGCACCTGAGTGGGCAGATACGTGATATCCCAGCAGAACACCTGATCGGCTCCGGTGGCGGCAAGGGCGCGCGGCCGGCTTCGCTTTTGCGCTGCGCGCTCCGAGCGTCGATGGCCCAGTTGGCCCTGCTGTCGAAGTATTCGGTACATCGTGGACTCCGAGGCCACATAGACGCCGCGGTCGGCCAGGCGAGGCACGACTTGGCTCGGCGGCAAGTCCTTGAACGCTTCGCTGTTGAGCGTGGCCATCACCGCCTGGCGCTCGTCCTCGCGCAGCTTGTTGGGCGGGCACACATAGCGCCGCTTGCCCGAAGGACGCTGGTCGCCCTCGGCCGCCTGCGTGCGCTGCCAGCGCTGCACGCTACGGCAGGACAGCCCGATTTGATGGCAAGCCGGCTTCAAGCGCGCCCCGTCGGCGCAGGCCTTGCCGATCAGGCCGAGCAACTTTTGGCGCTGCTGGACGGACGTCATTTGTCCGCGCCCTCCAGCAGCGCCTGGAAGTTTTTTTGCAACACCAGCAAGGCGGCTACCTCGGCCAGCGCTTTTTCCTTGCGCCGCAATTCACGCTGGAGCTGCTCGTGCTGACGCTGGAGTTCTCGAAAGGCACCCGTTGCCTCGCGCGAGGCGGGCGCGACCGGGGTGCAAAACTCTTCGCGCCACTGCACCAACTGGTGCTCGAACACACCACGCTCGCGGCACCACGCCGCCAGTGCCGGGCCATTGAATGCGTAGCTTTCCTGCAGAGCCCTCAGGCGCTGCGATGGCGACCAAGATGCAGCCGGGCCGTCCAGCGCAGGGCTTGTCTCCCCGAGTGCCTGTTCGCCGGCCTTGGCCGAGTCCAGCACCCATCGCTTGAGGGTGCCGGCAGACATGTTCAGCTCGCTGGCAAGGCTCAGAATTGAACGCGCGCCGCGATGGCGGGCTTTGAGCAGTGCCTGCTCCTTGAATTCGGTGGAGTGATGGGAATGAGGTTTTCTGTGCATGAAATGTCGCTTGCGCTGCGGATAACCCGCGGAAAATCGGAGGCGACAACTAGTCTGACACAGGGGGAACGTGGGCATGGCGCATGCGGTCGGCCTCTTCAAAGCGAGACTGCAGTTCCTGTTGAACGACCAGCGACACCTCCAGTGCAACCGGATTGACCGCCTCGATGAGCACCGCTGCGACCGCTTGGTCAATGCCGGTTCCGGGGACGCGTTGGCACACCGCTTGACCGTGCTTGATGCGTTCGCGCTGGCAGATGTAGTCGGGACACAGTTGACCATGACGATCGTGATAGCGAACCGTCATGCGTTGACCGCAGCGCCCACACAAGACCATTCCTTGCAGCAACGCAGGGCCCTCGCGCGGTGGTCCGCGGCGCCGATCGGTGCCCATCGCCTGCGCGTTGGCATGCAGGCGATGCTGGTTGAGCTCGAACTCCTCCCAAGAGATATACCCCGCATGGTTACCAGGGATCAACGTGACCCATTCATCGCGCGGCATTCGACGCAGCCGGGTGCGGCCATCAATGGTCCTGATCGTATGGCAACGTCCATAAACAAACGCTCCGGCGTATCTGGGACTGTGCAGCACACGAAGCACCTGGTCGTGAGTCAGGCTGCCCCACAGCAGTTCGCCCTTGTGGGGACCCTTGGCGCAGCGCCGCGGGAATGCCAACTTCTCATCGCGCGCGGCCTTGACCGTGGCGCAGGCCGAGCCGGTGCGGGCAAACGCAGCGAACAGCCACCTCAGGCAATGCTGGACTTGCTGATCAGGATCGAGCACGAGCGTGCCCTCGCTGGTGTAGACCAACCCCACGGGCGGGCGCATCTCCAACTCGCCGCGGCGCGCCTTGTTCAAGATCCCGCCCTGCAGGCGCGCCCGCAGCACATGCAGTTCAGCCTCGCTCATGGTGCCCTTCAGGCCGAGCAGCAGTCGGTCGTTGAAGTGTGCTGGGTCATAGACACCATCCTCGTCGCAGATCAGCGTCGAGGTGAGCGCGCAGATCTCCAGCAACCGATGCCAGTCCATGGAATTGCGTGCCAGGCGCGACACCTCCAAACCCAGCACGATACCAGCGTGGCCCATGCCGACTTCAGCGACCAAACGCTGGAAGCCCTCGCGATCCGTTGCGGCGCCGGACTGGCCCAGATCGGTATCGATGACGATGACTCGTTCCTCTGGCCAGCCAAGCGCCACGGCGCGTTGGCGCAAGCCGTACTGGCGCTTGGTGCTCTCGGTGTTCTCGAACACTTGGCGCAGCGTCGACTGGCGGACATAGAGGTAGGCGTCGCGCTTGAGGTGACTGGCCTGCACCTTCTGGTGGTGATCATTCATCATGCGATGGCCTCCTGCCGATTGAACAAAACCATGCTGGCCAGCAGCATTGCAACGTCCCTGTGCAATTGCGCTGGACAGATCTGCTGGTCACCCTGTGGCGGCGCCGGCGTCGGTGTCGGCGCCACACACTGACTCCACGCCTGCATCCAGGCGCACATACCGCGACGGGTGAACAAAGCCAGGCCCTGGGGTTGTACGGCAGATCGGCCCAGCACTTGTTGGCGCAGATCCTCGTAGCGTGCAACCAGACTGTCGCCGCGCGGCAAGGGCGCTGGCGACACCGGCATCAGCGCCGTTTTTTTTTGCGCAGCAACTGCCGCTCGATGCTGCGAGGGTGAACTTGCACCCCAAAACTTTGGCGCACCAACTCGGCTAGGCGCTCCGCACGAATATCCGGATCGGTAGCACGCGCCTCGCAGATGAACTGCAGCACCGTTGGCGTGAGTTTGTGGCCCCCGTGCGGACCACTCTTGTGGGCAAGCAAACCGGCCAGGCCGCCGTTGTCGAAGGCCGTCATGGCTTGGTAGAACGAGGGACGCGAAAAGCCGCAGGCCTTGGCAGCCTCGCTGATCGAGCGCTTGTCGATGTTGACCAGTCGCAGCATCTCGTACTTGACCTGCACCACATCGTCGGGGTCGAAGAACTCGTTGCTGGCGAACAGTGCGTGAGTGACGCCGTGCGGACGCGGGTTGAGCGCAGCGTGTTGGCGCAGGACCGCTTGCTTGTCGTGCTTGTCTCGATCTATGGGCATGGACCCTCCTCGGATCAGAGCAATCAATAAATGTAAATATAATTATGTGCAGTATGGTGACACTGTCAAGGTGATGACTGCAAGCGATAGGAAATTTCGTGTGCAACATGCAGGTCTGATTCCCATGCCAGAAGCATCGAACAGATGCAAGCCAAGACGTAATCTCCTTTACACTTTGCACAATATCTTCTTTACACTGAAGGGGCCGGCTCATGACTTTATTGCCTCGATCAGTTGCACTAATTCGACAAGCTCCTGAGCCCGGAACGCGGCACGTCCCCGCGCCACAGCATTGAAAGGGTCCTCGGCGACCAGGTCGGTCCAGACCGCCGGCATTGAGTGCGAGCCTCCCGCTGCGTCGTGAAAAAAAACCCTGTCTTCGCGCCAGTTCCTGCCACGCTCGACCAGATCGAACTCCTGACCGAACAGCGGATGGTGCGGATGGGTTACGCGAAAAGGTCGTCGTTCAACGTCGCCATGCGGCGCAGTTGACTGCTCGCTCCAATCCCTACGTCGAATCAGCGTTCAGAACGCTGAAGTACCGCCCCGAACTGCCTGTCAAGCCGTTCGAGAACCTGCTGGCCGCAAGGCGCTGGGTCACCGAGCTGGCCCATTGGTACAACCACGAGCATCGCCACAGCGCCATTGGCTTCGTGACACCGGCGCAGCGCCATGCCGGCCTGGACCGGGCACTGCTTGAGCAGCGCGCGCTCGTCTATGAACAGGCCCGCCAGGAAAATCCTCAGCGCTGGTCAGGGCAGCCTCGCCAGTGGGCGCATGTCGATGTCGTGCACCTCAACCCAGAAACCAAGCAACAAACCAAGGAGCCTGAATCCAAGCAAAAAACAGCCTGACTCACTTCACTTCAGGCGACAACTTCCTTGACAGCCACCGCAATGGACACGGCGTTGACGTCCAAAGCGTAAAGACAAAGTTGTTCGCGTTTCTTGTGGATAACGTTGTTGATGAGGAGACAAAAATCCGTCTAAACCAAGTCCGGGCGCGGCTTTCTCAAGGCTGCCTGCATTTTACGCAATGCTGCTGGTGTGGCTATCCAGTGCGCGCGGGTCGCGCTTTTGATTGCCGGCGTCATTGACGCTTTCGCGCCCGTTCGCCAATGCGTCAAAGCCCTCGAGGAAACCGAACAACGAAGACGCACGCTCCCTAGGGGCAGTACGATACGTGCTGCTACAACTCTAGAAGAACCCAAAATGAACGAACTTGTCAAACTCCGCCAGCAAATTTTCGACATGGAAAAGCAGGCCGCTGAACTGCAGAAAAAGAACCGGCCTGCCGTGTTGACCCAGTTGCGTGAGCAAATGGCCGCCTACGGCATCACCGCCGAGGAGCTCAGCCGTCCGGCGGCCAGGGTACAAAAGCCAAGGCAGCCACTGGCCAAAGTAGCGAGTCCGACAAAAGGCAAGAAGCCGGCCGTGCCGTCGCCCGCGAAATACCGCGGACCCGAGGGGCAGGAATGGACCGGCCGCGGAACCGCGCCGAAGTGGCTCAACGACTTGCTCGTCGACGGCAAAACCCGGGAAGATTTCCTGATCGATCAGAACCGGGCCGCCTCTGGCAGCGCAGCAGCAGAGTAAACAAACAGGCGGCCCGAATCGGGCCGTTTTCTTGTCTGGACAGCGCCATCCATACCGGTTTGCTTCATGAAGGTTGTGACTAACTAACCACTGACGCGCTCTGGAGCTCAAACTTTTCGAACAGAGCGCCCAGATCAACTGCCCTTAGCGCAGCACTAGCACGGGAAGCCGGCTTTCGATGATGACGTTCTTGGTATGCGAGCCAAATACGAATTTACCCACCCGGCTGCGCCCGTGCGTGACCATGACAATCATGTCGGCGCCTGCTTTTTCGGCCTCGTCAACGATGGTCTGATCGACCGTGTAAGAGGTCACATGATGGGCGGTGAACTGCACCCCTTTGGCTTGGGCGCGCGTTTCAAACTGTCCCAACAAGGCTGCAGCGTGCGCTTCATTTTTGGCTTCATGGTCCTTGATGCGATTGATGAACTCATCACCACGCTGGGCGTTCGTTGAAAGCGGCAGATCGGGCTCGACCACAAAGCCCGTGATGCGCGCTCCCAATTGAAGAGCGAGTTCAATGCTGCCATCCATCGCACGGTGGGAAAGTTCGGAGCCGTCAACGGGCACAAAAAGATGCTTGTACATGGGTGATGAATCCTCAACAAAAAAACAATGAACGTCTGCGCCTCAAACAGCAGGCGCAGCGCTGAAAGTTCAGTGTAGCCAGTTCACGGAACTGCTTTTGGCCATGGCCGGCAGAGATGTCTGCCATCTTACCGGGCACTGTTGAAAAGAGCTTCTACTCTTGGTAGCCACCTGGCGTCCTGCTGGAGCCATCGAGTCCCCAGGGCCGTTTATCATGCGGGCTTTTGTATGTTCGCCGTGCCAGTGGATCAGGCGAGTGGGGCAGTGGTGCCGGAGTGAACTGCCAAGCACGTCCAGACGCTGTTGGGTAAACCCTCAGATCCATCCCAGGGCGCAAGGCCATGTGCGCGCCGAGGACAACGCTGAACGTTCATGGACAGCTCGGTCGGTAGCGATGGTGAAACTGAAGAGTAAAACGGGATGGAGAAACGGGATAGTTGAGGATTCTGGCTGGACCGTGCGTTTCCACCGCTGGACACGCGTGTTGCGGGCAAGGAATGCTGTTGCCCGCGCTTCCTGACGCATAATTTCAACTGTGCGGGTGCCACAGCATTCGCACAGCGATCAGGTGATCGGTCAGTTTCGCAGGCGACGGCGCTTCTTTTCGTGTGTGTTTTGCTTTCGGAACCCCATCGCTTTTGTTTTTGTGTTTTTCGAGGAATCCCTTCATGGGCAACAAACTATACGTCGGCAACCTGCCTTACACGGTGCGAGACGAAGACCTGCAGCAATCGTTTGGTCAATTCGGCGCAGTCACCAGCGCCAAAGTCATGATGGAGCGCGACACGGGTCGCTCCAAAGGCTTTGGCTTTGTCGAGATGGCCAACGACGCCCAAGCGCAAGCGGCCATCAACGGCATGAACGGCCAGCCTTTGGGCGGGCGCAGCATCACCGTGAACGAAGCCCGTCCGATGGAGGCACGTCCTCCACGCACCGGCGGCTTCGGCGGTGGCGGCGGTGGCGATCGTTCCGGTGGAGGCGGTTATGGCGGTGGCGGTGGTGGCGGTGGTGGCGGTTATGGTGGCGGCGGTGGCCGTTCGGGTGGGGGCGGCTATGGCGGTGGAGATCGTTCTGGCGGCGGTGGCTACGGCGGCGGTGGTGGTCGCGGCGGCTACTAAGCCCTGCACACCCGGCCAACGGCAAAGTTGGCGCTTGACACCAACTGCCCTGGCCTTGCGCTGAGCAAAGCAAAGCATACAAGGCTTCGGAACTTCGGTTTTGAAGCCTTTTTACCTTGAAGGGCCTGAGCAGGTTGGCGCCCACGCACAATTGTCTCCTGCTGTCGATTTCAGTTGCCCCTCCCTGCAAGCCGCAAGATCCGCTCAGCGCAAGAATTGCAGTCTTTTGAAGCGGGGACAGCCAGCATCGCCAGCATGGATCAAACTTCCATTGACCGCGATCCGCGTACCATGCGTCTGGAACCCCCACCCAACAAGCATCAATCACGACAGACTGCCTTGCCCATGGACAACTCTTCCTCTTACACGCCGCCCAGGGTCTGGTCTGGCATCAAGGAAAACGGTGGCCGCTTTGCCAGTATCAATCGGCCGACCGCGGGCCCGACCCATGACAAGGAGCTGCCGGTCGGGCGCCATCCGCTGCAGCTGTATTCGCTGGGCACGCCCAACGGCGTCAAGGTGACGGTGATGCTCGAGGATCTGCTGGCCGCAGGGCACACGGGCGCCGAGTACGACGCCTGGCTGATCCGGATCCAGGAGGGCGACCAGTTCGGCAGCGGTTTTGTCTCAGCCAATCCAAACTCCAAGATCCCGGCGCTGGTGGACCGCAGCGGACCGACGCCGGTCCGGGTGTTTGAGTCCGGCGCGATCCTGATGTATCTTGCCGAGAAGTTCGGCGCCTTTCTTCCCGCAGACGGCCCCAAGCGCGCCGAATGCCTGTCGTGGCTGTTCTGGCAGATGGGCAGCGCGCCTTTTCTGGGCGGGGGTTTCGGTCATTTCTACGCTTACGCGCCAACAAAAATAGAATACGCGATCGATCGGTACGCGATGGAGGTCAAGCGCCAGCTTGATGTGCTCGACCGTCGCCTCGCCGAGAGCGCCTATCTGGCGGGGGACGAGTACACCGTTGCCGACATGGCGGTGTGGCCCTGGTACGGCACGCTGGTCAAGGGTCAGCTGTACGAAGCGGGTGAATTTCTGCAGGTTCAGGCGTACAGCCATGTGCTGCGCTGGACAAACCAGATTGCCCAGCGTCCGGCCGTGCGGCGCGGCCGCATGGTCAACCGCACCATGGGCGCGCCATCGAGCCAATTGCACGAGCGCCACGATGCGGGCGACTTCGACACCAAGACCCAGGACAAGCTGGCCGCGCCGCTTTGATGCTCAGCTGCCTGTCCTGTCCTCCAAGCGGAATGCAACCATGATCACTCTTTACGACTGCGCCACCGCGCCCAGCCCGCGCCGGGCCCGCATTTTTCTCGCCGAAAAGGGCGTTGCTTATGAAACGGTCCAGGTGGACCTGAGGAATTCCGAGCAATTGAGCAGCGCCTACCAAAAAATCAATCCGCAGTGCACGGTCCCAGCGCTGCGCACTGAAGAGGGGGCCGTGCTGACCGACAACGCGGCGATCACGGCCTACCTGGAGGCGCGTTACCCGGAGCCACCGCTATTGGGCACCACCCCGAACGAAAAG from Polaromonas hydrogenivorans includes these protein-coding regions:
- a CDS encoding H-NS histone family protein → MNELVKLRQQIFDMEKQAAELQKKNRPAVLTQLREQMAAYGITAEELSRPAARVQKPRQPLAKVASPTKGKKPAVPSPAKYRGPEGQEWTGRGTAPKWLNDLLVDGKTREDFLIDQNRAASGSAAAE
- a CDS encoding integrase core domain-containing protein, which translates into the protein MTARSNPYVESAFRTLKYRPELPVKPFENLLAARRWVTELAHWYNHEHRHSAIGFVTPAQRHAGLDRALLEQRALVYEQARQENPQRWSGQPRQWAHVDVVHLNPETKQQTKEPESKQKTA
- the yghU gene encoding glutathione-dependent disulfide-bond oxidoreductase — protein: MDNSSSYTPPRVWSGIKENGGRFASINRPTAGPTHDKELPVGRHPLQLYSLGTPNGVKVTVMLEDLLAAGHTGAEYDAWLIRIQEGDQFGSGFVSANPNSKIPALVDRSGPTPVRVFESGAILMYLAEKFGAFLPADGPKRAECLSWLFWQMGSAPFLGGGFGHFYAYAPTKIEYAIDRYAMEVKRQLDVLDRRLAESAYLAGDEYTVADMAVWPWYGTLVKGQLYEAGEFLQVQAYSHVLRWTNQIAQRPAVRRGRMVNRTMGAPSSQLHERHDAGDFDTKTQDKLAAPL
- a CDS encoding universal stress protein; protein product: MYKHLFVPVDGSELSHRAMDGSIELALQLGARITGFVVEPDLPLSTNAQRGDEFINRIKDHEAKNEAHAAALLGQFETRAQAKGVQFTAHHVTSYTVDQTIVDEAEKAGADMIVMVTHGRSRVGKFVFGSHTKNVIIESRLPVLVLR
- a CDS encoding IS3 family transposase, which codes for MTSVQQRQKLLGLIGKACADGARLKPACHQIGLSCRSVQRWQRTQAAEGDQRPSGKRRYVCPPNKLREDERQAVMATLNSEAFKDLPPSQVVPRLADRGVYVASESTMYRILRQQGQLGHRRSERAAQKRSRPRALAATGADQVFCWDITYLPTQVRGQHFYLYLFEDLFSRKIVGWQVFDCESAELASQLLRDICESQGIRPGQLTVHSDNGSPMKGETMLAAMQRLGVAHTRSRPSVSNDNPYVESAFRTLKYRPELPVKPFENLLAARRWVTELAHWYNHEHRHSAIGFVTPAQRHAGLDRALLEQRALVYEQARQENPQRWSGQPRQWAHVDVVHLNPETKQQTKEPESKQKTA
- a CDS encoding RNA recognition motif domain-containing protein, giving the protein MGNKLYVGNLPYTVRDEDLQQSFGQFGAVTSAKVMMERDTGRSKGFGFVEMANDAQAQAAINGMNGQPLGGRSITVNEARPMEARPPRTGGFGGGGGGDRSGGGGYGGGGGGGGGGYGGGGGRSGGGGYGGGDRSGGGGYGGGGGRGGY
- a CDS encoding DUF5372 family protein — encoded protein: MVERGRNWREDRVFFHDAAGGSHSMPAVWTDLVAEDPFNAVARGRAAFRAQELVELVQLIEAIKS
- a CDS encoding helix-turn-helix domain-containing protein; its protein translation is MPIDRDKHDKQAVLRQHAALNPRPHGVTHALFASNEFFDPDDVVQVKYEMLRLVNIDKRSISEAAKACGFSRPSFYQAMTAFDNGGLAGLLAHKSGPHGGHKLTPTVLQFICEARATDPDIRAERLAELVRQSFGVQVHPRSIERQLLRKKKRR
- a CDS encoding transposase yields the protein MHRKPHSHHSTEFKEQALLKARHRGARSILSLASELNMSAGTLKRWVLDSAKAGEQALGETSPALDGPAASWSPSQRLRALQESYAFNGPALAAWCRERGVFEHQLVQWREEFCTPVAPASREATGAFRELQRQHEQLQRELRRKEKALAEVAALLVLQKNFQALLEGADK